The Chryseolinea soli genome contains a region encoding:
- the surE gene encoding 5'/3'-nucleotidase SurE: MKPLILVSNDDGITSKGILTLINVMKTLGDVIVVAPDGPQSGMGHAITVGETLRLEENFIFEGVKAYECSGTPADCVKMARHFVLKGQRQPDVVVSGVNHGSNTSISVLYSGTMSAAIEGAIEGTPAIGFSLCDFSHDADFSHAEEYIRKITKQVLDKGLPKGIALNVNFPPKRNEAIKGIRLCRQANAKWVEEFDERYDPNGRRYFWMAGNFVNFDKGEDNDEWAIANNYVSVVPCQFDLTAHQALPVLNELWDII, translated from the coding sequence ATGAAGCCCCTGATCCTGGTATCGAACGACGACGGCATTACGTCCAAAGGCATCCTCACCCTCATCAATGTTATGAAGACCCTCGGCGACGTGATCGTGGTGGCACCCGACGGTCCTCAATCCGGTATGGGTCACGCCATTACAGTGGGGGAGACGTTGCGGCTGGAAGAGAATTTTATCTTCGAGGGCGTCAAGGCCTATGAGTGTTCCGGCACACCGGCCGATTGTGTGAAGATGGCCCGCCACTTTGTGTTGAAAGGGCAACGCCAACCCGACGTGGTGGTGAGCGGCGTGAATCATGGCAGCAACACTTCTATCAGCGTACTCTATTCGGGTACCATGTCGGCTGCTATCGAAGGGGCCATTGAGGGAACTCCTGCTATTGGCTTTTCGCTCTGCGACTTTTCGCACGATGCCGACTTTTCGCATGCCGAAGAATACATTCGTAAAATAACTAAGCAAGTGCTCGATAAGGGGTTGCCCAAAGGCATCGCCCTCAATGTCAACTTTCCCCCTAAGCGCAACGAGGCCATCAAAGGCATCCGCCTCTGCCGCCAGGCCAACGCCAAGTGGGTGGAGGAATTCGACGAGCGCTACGACCCCAACGGCCGCCGCTACTTCTGGATGGCCGGCAACTTTGTGAACTTCGACAAAGGCGAAGACAACGACGAATGGGCGATTGCCAACAACTATGTCTCCGTCGTGCCGTGCCAGTTTGATCTGACGGCACACCAGGCGTTGCCGGTGTTGAACGAGTTGTGGGACATTATTTAA